CGGCGTCGTACGAACGAAGCGGCGGCTGCCGCCCGTGTGGGTGACAGCCGCCGTCAACCGGTCGGGGCGTGCGTCAGCTGGTCATGCCGCGGGCCGCCGCGTACAGGTCGAGGACCGCGAGGCACAGCGGGACGAGGGACAGCAGCACCGCGCCCTCGCTCAGGTCGAGCATGCGGCCCCAGAACGGGGTGACGCCCTTGCGCGGGACGATCAGGGCGACCGCCACCAGGAGCATGGCGCCGAACGCGACCGCGGCGGAGAGCCAGACGGTGCGGATGTCCAGCGGGGCGTGGTTGTGGTTGTAGACGAGCTCTTCCATGATGTCGGCCGGCGGGTTCAGGGCGAGGCCGAGGACCAGCAGGCTGACGGTGACGATGCCCGAGATCATCAGGGTGACGACCTGGGACGTGTACAGGAAGAGTCGGGCCCGCATCAGCATGGCGAGGCCGGCCGCCAGCGACAGCAGCTGGGCCCAGCCGCTGGTGGAGAAGCCGAGCACCACACCGGCGGAGGCGACCCCGGTGACCGCGCAGCCGCCGACGAGGCCGAGCAGCAGCTCGTGGCCGCGGCGGGCCTGGTCGGTGATGAGCTGGTAGTCGACCGGCTCCTGCTCCTGCTGGTCCTCGGCGCGGCCGCGCTTGGCGATCTGGTCGGGCGAGCGGAAGCCGATGGGCAGCCGGGAGAAGCGGGCGGACCAGCCGGGCAGGAAGCCGATGACGGCGATCATGACGACGGCGGTGACGGCGGCGGTCTCGCGCGGCTCGGCCTCGGAGACGATCGCGGCGAAGGTGGCGAGAACGCCGATGCCGGCGCCGAACGCGGCGGCGATGAAGGGCGCGTCCTTCTGCGGGAGCATCAGGACGAGCAGCACGGCGGCGACGAGGACGGCGGCGAAACCGACGAGGAGGTTCAGCCGGCCGGGGCCCTCGCCCGCGTCGAGGCCCATGATGCCGGAGCCGCCCACCATCAGGTGCGGCAGCGAGGCGATGCCGAGGGCCACGGCCGCGTGGTGGTCGTCGTAGACCCGCGCGCGTACGGAGGCGAGCGCGACCAGGACGATGCCGGTGACGCCCGCGATGACCCCGGGCAGGCCGTGCATGTCGTGGCGCAGCGGCTCGGAGAACCACAGGGCCAGCGCCATCATGGTCAGCAGCAGTGCGCCGGCGGTCAGGCCGA
Above is a window of Streptomyces griseorubiginosus DNA encoding:
- the eccD gene encoding type VII secretion integral membrane protein EccD translates to MSTVSATGFCRVTVAAPNSRIDVALPEDVPLSDVYPEILRLSGQTPEEAAPTGYNLVRRDGSVLDDGRSLAEQQIRDGELLLLRPFADSLPPAVFDDVVDAVAAVVEADRRSWNDGMMRIVGLTAGALLLTMMALALWFSEPLRHDMHGLPGVIAGVTGIVLVALASVRARVYDDHHAAVALGIASLPHLMVGGSGIMGLDAGEGPGRLNLLVGFAAVLVAAVLLVLMLPQKDAPFIAAAFGAGIGVLATFAAIVSEAEPRETAAVTAVVMIAVIGFLPGWSARFSRLPIGFRSPDQIAKRGRAEDQQEQEPVDYQLITDQARRGHELLLGLVGGCAVTGVASAGVVLGFSTSGWAQLLSLAAGLAMLMRARLFLYTSQVVTLMISGIVTVSLLVLGLALNPPADIMEELVYNHNHAPLDIRTVWLSAAVAFGAMLLVAVALIVPRKGVTPFWGRMLDLSEGAVLLSLVPLCLAVLDLYAAARGMTS